The Janthinobacterium tructae genome contains the following window.
CTTTCCCCAACGATCCGCAACCGCAAGCGCCCAGCAAGCCGGGCAATGACGAGTGTTGCCACAGCGGTTGCACCTTTTGCGTGCTGGAAATGTACCAGGAAGACCTGGCCGCCTACGAAGAGGCCCTGAGGGCGTGGCAGCAACGCCAGCAAACCGCTGCCGCCCCGGCAGCCCCAGGGATCAAGAAGCCGCGCAAGCGCGCTTAATGTCTTAATTAAGAGCCTTTCCACTCATCCGCTGGCGCCATGGCAGCAGGCGCCTTGACGGGCGCGCGCGACCCCCTCATGGCGGCGCTGGCAACGTCAAGCATGCGCGTTTCATTCAGCGCCATGTCGGCATCCTGCAAGGCCAGCATGGGCGCCGCTTCCCAGCGGCGGAAATCGCTGAGTTGTTTCCACAAGGAAAAGTACAGAAGCAGGCGTAGGAGTCGGATGACACGAGGCAATGTTCCTAGCCTACATAAGCGCGTCGGCTCATCCGATGCCCACCCGCGCGCCCTGGTCCTATAGTGGATACAAGATTCAGCACAACGCTAGCAAGCCAGAAAAGCAGCGCCATCCAACAAAATCAGAAGACGAGGCCCTACCATGTACAAAGCTTATAGCAACCTGACCCCAGCAACGAATAGCCACGCCACCGCCCAGCACAACTGGCAAGCCGCGCCGGCAACGCCCATGATCAGCATCACGGGCGCGCAACAGAATGAATTGCTGCGCGCCTTGTCGCGCGCCGATCTGGAGCGCCTGTTTTGCCAGTTGGAACTGGTCGCTCTGCCTGCCGGCAAGCACCTGTTCGATTGCGGCGGCAAGATTGAATACACGTATTTCCCCACCAACGCCATCGTTTCCCTGCTGTATGTGATGGAAGACGGCGCCACCACCGAGATCGCCGTCATCGGCCGTGAAGGCGTCGCCGGCGTGGTGCTGTACGAAGCCGAGCGCGCCACCTGCACCGCCATCGTGCAGACGGCCGGCTACGGCTACCGCTTGAAAACGGCCTTCCTGCGTGAAGTATTCAATGAAGGCGGCGCGCTGGCGCAATTACTGATGCGCTACACCAGCGCCATGTTTGCGCAAATGGCACAGAATGTGGTGGGCGGCCGTCATTGCAGCATCGAACAGAAACTGTGCCGCTGGCTGCTGGACCGCCTCGACCGTTCGTTGTCGAACGAGCTGAAGGTGACGCAAGACACCATGGCCAACATGCTGGGCGTGCGCCGCGAAAGCGTCACCGTCACGGCGCGCAAGCTGCAGGACGAAGGCTTGATCCAGTACCGCCGCGGCACCGTCGAAGTGCTCGACCGCGAAGGCCTGGAAGCGGCCGCCGGCAATTGCTACAAGGCCGCCCGTGCCGGTTTCGAGCAGTTTCGCAGTGGCATCAGCACACACAACTAAGTAATCAGCGCTAATTAATCAGCGCGAGCACGCTTCGGCGTGCTTTTTTCATTCCGGGGCGTTAACTCTGCTTCAAACCAGATGCCCCTCATCAGCAGCGGCAGTGGCGACCAACCACCAGTGCGGCTTGCGATCTTCAAACGAGTGGTATTCGGGCGCAAACGCGGCCTGGCCAGGATCATCAAAACTGCCCACCAGCAAGGCCACCGTCGGCGCATCGTCGATGGCGCCGATGGAACTGCCGCAAGCGGCGCAAAAGGCCCGGCTGGAATATTCGGAAGAGCGGTAAGTGGCAGGTGCGCCGGCCGTCCCCGTCCAGCGTACTTGATCGCGCGCAAACTCCACCCACGCCACCGTCGGCGCGCCCGTGTGCTGCTGGCAATTTCGGCAGGAACAGCTATGCGGATTGCTGCCCTCGCCTGTTACTTCGAAGCGCACGGCGCCACATAGACAACCGCCTGCCTGCACCGCATTTTCCATTGCGCCTCCTCGTTTGCACCGTTGCGTACCCCGCCAGCTGGCACGGTCCCGGTACAATATTGCCATAAACCCCACGCTGGCGCGACCCGCAACGCAGCGCGCCGGCACTATGAAAGAATAAATGGAAGACATCAATTGCGAAGGCTTGCCGCACATCCGCGTACTGGCAGGCGAAAACACCGACGGCCCCGTGTATGAAACCCTGCCAGCGCGCCAGATCGACGAACACGTCTACGAACTGCTGGCCTCGCCCGGCCTGACCCTGAACCTGGCGCGCGGCGACATCGTCAGCATCGCCGACCCGCTCGCCCCCGCCGAAGTCTTAAAGCGCGGCGGCAACTTCTGCATCCAGATCTATGCCGACGACGTGCCGCAAGAAGCAGTCGACCAGCTCGAGCGCGACGTGCAGGAGCAGCTGGGCGGCACCATGGATGGCCAGTACAAGGGCAATCTCACCTTCAGCGTGCCGGGACACCACGGCATCTACAGCGTCAACGGCCCCTTCGATGCCTTCCGCACGGCGACGGGCGTGGAATGGTACTTCGCCAACATCTACGTCAACCTCGATGACGACGATGATGAAACCTTGCTCAACTGGTGGGTGAATATGTAAGCATGCCCGTGCGCCAGGCAGGGCCATGACACATGTCAATGCTCCGCTCTGGCACACATCAAGCTGCTTGCCCGCGCCCTGCGTACGCTCTCTCTATCGTCAACCGCAGAGAGAAACGCCATGCCCTACATTGCGCGTGCCGACTATGCAAAACAAAAAGAAATGGTGGGAAATGGCGAGTGCGTTACCCTGGTCAAACACCTCACCGGCGTCCGTGCCTCATCGCTTTGGCGCGAAGGAGACAAGGTGCCGGACCTGCTGGAAAAAGGCGGCATTGCGAAAGGCACGGTGATTGCCACCTTCGTCAACGGCCGCTATCAGAATCTGCGGCAGGGCAACCATGC
Protein-coding sequences here:
- a CDS encoding oxidoreductase-like domain-containing protein: MPTPPFPNDPQPQAPSKPGNDECCHSGCTFCVLEMYQEDLAAYEEALRAWQQRQQTAAAPAAPGIKKPRKRA
- a CDS encoding GFA family protein, producing MENAVQAGGCLCGAVRFEVTGEGSNPHSCSCRNCQQHTGAPTVAWVEFARDQVRWTGTAGAPATYRSSEYSSRAFCAACGSSIGAIDDAPTVALLVGSFDDPGQAAFAPEYHSFEDRKPHWWLVATAAADEGHLV
- a CDS encoding DUF4265 domain-containing protein, yielding MEDINCEGLPHIRVLAGENTDGPVYETLPARQIDEHVYELLASPGLTLNLARGDIVSIADPLAPAEVLKRGGNFCIQIYADDVPQEAVDQLERDVQEQLGGTMDGQYKGNLTFSVPGHHGIYSVNGPFDAFRTATGVEWYFANIYVNLDDDDDETLLNWWVNM
- a CDS encoding Crp/Fnr family transcriptional regulator produces the protein MISITGAQQNELLRALSRADLERLFCQLELVALPAGKHLFDCGGKIEYTYFPTNAIVSLLYVMEDGATTEIAVIGREGVAGVVLYEAERATCTAIVQTAGYGYRLKTAFLREVFNEGGALAQLLMRYTSAMFAQMAQNVVGGRHCSIEQKLCRWLLDRLDRSLSNELKVTQDTMANMLGVRRESVTVTARKLQDEGLIQYRRGTVEVLDREGLEAAAGNCYKAARAGFEQFRSGISTHN
- a CDS encoding BPSL0067 family protein, which translates into the protein MPYIARADYAKQKEMVGNGECVTLVKHLTGVRASSLWREGDKVPDLLEKGGIAKGTVIATFVNGRYQNLRQGNHAALFIRQVPGGIEIFDQWRNHKPSARVIHFGRSAAGASNRPELYSVVE